The nucleotide window GCCGCGACCACATCGACGGCGCAGCTGCGTACTCCATGCTCACGGCCGGCTTCTTCCGCGAGGCGTTCGACGCGGTCGAGAGCCTCATGGCCGAGAGTCTCGCGGCCTATGCGGCAGGCACGTTCGCGCGAGGGGGTGGCTCCGGTGTGCAGCCAAGCGGCCAGGGCGTTCGTGTGGGCAGCCGGTGCGCACAGGGGGACGGCCGGGCGATGCAGGGAGGCGAAGAGTAGATGCCGACGTTTGACAAGTCAGAGGGTGCGCTCCTCTACGTGCAGGTCTCCGACTTCGTTCGCGAGAAGATCTACTCCAAGGACTGGGGTGTGGACGAGCCCATCCCGTCCGAGCACGAGCTGATGGGCATGCTGCACCTCTCGCGTGGCACCGTCCAAAAGGGCATCCGCCAGCTCGTGGACGAGGGGCTCCTCGTCCAGCAGCGCGGGCGGGGCACCTTTGTGGTGCAGCCGGTCATGGCGCGTCCCAGCAGCAACCGGCTGCTCTCCTTCGGCGAGTCCATGAGCGCCCAGGGCGTGGAGTTCGAGACCAGGGTCGTGGAGCGCCGTGTTGAGCGTGCTGGTGCGATCTGTGCGGAGAACCTGCAGATAGAGCCCGGAGATGACTACCTCTACCTCTGCCGTGTGCGCTACGTGCGCCACCGCGCGGTCATGCTCATCGAGAGCCACCTGAACCTCTCCGCCTGCCCGGGGCTCGAGGAGGTGGACTTCTCGAGCGAGTCGCTCTTCGCGGCGGTCGAGCGCATGAGCGGACGCGAGATCGGACGCTCCGAGATGGTCTACACGGCACGCGTCGCCGGCAAGAAGCGCGGGGGCTACCTGGAGTGCGACGAGCACGCACCCGTGCTCGAGCTTGACCAGCTGGTCCGTCTGGCCGACAGCACGCCGTTCGAGTGGGGTAGCGTATGGCTTCCGGCGAACCGCTGCGTCATATCGAACGAGACGCGTCGCGCGTAGGTCGCACGTGAGTGGCACGTGGGTCGTATGGGAGGGCCGAGAGCCCATAGGGAGGAGTTCGCATGAGCTGGTACGAGGAGTCCGTCATCTATCAGGTGTATCCGCTGGGGCTCACGGGCGCCCCGTACGAGAACGACGGCACGTCCGAGCCCACGCCACGTCTGCTGAAGCTGGTCGACGACGGTTGGCTCGATCACATGCGTCGCCTGGGCGTCAGCTGCCTCATGCTGAACCCGGTGTTCGAGAGCGGCTCACATGGCTATGACACCTGCGACTACACAGTCGTCGACCGGCGCCTGGGCACCAACCCAGACCTTCGTGCGGTGGTGGACGCCGCCCACGAGCGAGGGATGCGCGTTCTCCTCGACGCCGTGCTCAATCATGTGGGACGCGGTTTCTGGGCCTTCGAGGACGTGCTCAGGCGGCGTGAGTCCAGCCCGTATGCCGGTTGGTTCAACGTGGACTTTGGTGGTGACGACGCCTATGGGGACGGCCTCTCATACGAATGCTGGGAGGGCGTCGACTCCCTGGTGAAGCTCAACCACGCCAATCCCGAGCTCAATGCCTACCTGGCCGACGTCATCCGGGGCTGGGAGCGCGAGTTTGGCATAGACGGCCTGCGCCTAGATGTGGCCTACTGCTTGGACCAGGGCTTCTTGCGCTACCTTCGTGAGGTCGCCGACGAACTTGGCGCTGCCCGCACAGAGCGTCTGGGCGAGAGGGATGCGAAGTTCGTGCTTGTGGGCGAGACCCTGTTTGGCGACTACAACCAGTGGATGGGCGATGACCTCTGCGACGCCGTGACCAACTACGAGGCCTACAAGGGCCTGTGGTCGAGCATGAACTCCCACAACATGCATGAGGTCGCCTATGCGCTGGACCGCCAGAGCGGAAGCCAGCCCTGGAACCTCTACACGGGTCGCCATCTGCTGAACTTTGTCGACAACCACGACGTGGTGCGCATCGCGACCAAGCTCGATGACGCCCGCCAGCTGCGTCCGCTCTACGGGCTCCTCTTCGGCATGTGTGGCGTCCCATGCGTCTACTACGGCAGCGAGTGGGGCATCGAGGGCGAGAAGTGTCCCGGTGACCATGAGCTGCGCCCCGCGCTGGATGTGCCCCAGTGGAACGAGCTCACTGACTGGCTGCAGGCGCTTGCGGCCTGTCGCGTGCCGGGCCACGCTGGGTCGGAGGCCCTTTCGTGGGGAGACTACCACCAGGTGGAGGTCCAGCCCAACCAACTGCTGTTCCAGCGCAAAAGCAAGCGCGAACGGCTCTTCGTGGCCGTCAATGCGGCTGACGTGCCGTATACCTTCCACTTCGACGCCGGCTGCGGGCGGGCTATCGACGTGATCACGGGCGAGGACCACGACTTTGGCGGCGGTAGTGAGGTCGCGCCCTTCTCGGCACACTTCTGGCTCTGCGAGCGCTAGCTGACCCCGTGTGCCGTCTGGTGTTGCCGCCGGGCGGGGCCTGGTGTCAGGCTGGCGCTGGCATGTGGGCGGCGGGTGATAACAGGTGAGGCCCCGCTAGTCCGCCGGTCGTGGGCCGGTCGTAGGTTTTGTGGGCGGTATTTTGTGGTCCATGGATGGCAGGGGAGCTTTTGTGAGTCGTTTGGGACGTTGGCTCACAAAAGCTCCCCTACCATCCGTTTTCCAGGCCCTGTGGGATGGGAGAGGAACTATTGTGACTCTGGTCTCCTGGGCGACTCACAATATCTCTCCTGGCATCCCAAACGGAGCTGATTTGCGGACGTATAGTGAACTATTGTGAAAATGATTAAAAAATTTTTCACAAAGATTCCCCTGCCATCCACAGACTGACGAAAACCGGACGGCAGGTGAAGTTCTGTGAAAAGTGCCCGTACATCCATGGAGCGTCCGTCTGACATTCCATCCGACAAAAGAGCCCCACCTGGCGTTTGCCGAGGTGGGGCTCCATGCAAGGACCTTGCGGCATCACACGCGCCGCACGCCGGACGTTGCATGTGCGCGGCGTGCGGGGAAGGTGGCGGCTACTGGATCTGGGACACCATCGTCATGTTGGTGGACGTGATGTAGTCACCCTGCGACGGGGAGGTCTGCGGGTCACCCGCCGTGATGACGACAAGGTCACCGGTGTTGACGACACCCTGCTCCTTGGCGATGGTCAGTGCGTTGTAGCAGGTGGACGAGAGGGATCCCTGCTCGGTCGTCTTGTAGCCGTCGACGCCCCAGAGGAAGCAGGTCTTGCGGATGGCGTGGTTGGACGGCGACATCGCGACGATGTTGAGGTGGGGACGGAAGTTGGAGATGAGGCGCGCGGTGCGGCCTGAGTGCGTCGGGCAGATGATGCACTTGGCGTCGACGCGGTCGGCGATCTCGACGGCGGCCAGGCCGATGGCGGCATTGACGTTGCGCAGGCCGCCGCGGTCGTGGTACTGGTGGCGCTCGGCCAGGTACTTCTCGGTCTCCTTGCAGACGGACGCCATCATCTTGACGGCTTCGACCGGGTACTTGCCGGCTGCGGTCTCGCCGGAGAGCATGACGCAGTCGGTGCCGTCGTAGATGGCATTGGCGACGTCCGTGACCTCGGCGCGGGTCGGACGGGGGTTGCGGATCATGGAGTCGAGCATCTGGGTTGCCGTGATGACTGGCTTGTAGGCCGCGGCGCACTTGCTGATGACCGTCTTCTGGACGTGGGGGACCTCTGCGGGTGGAATCTCGACGCCCAGGTCGCCACGGGCGACCATGATACCGTCGGAGTGCTCCAGGATCTCGTCGAAGTTCTTGACGCCCATGGCACTCTCGATCTTGGGGAAGATGTAGACGTTGCGCATGCCGCTCTCGGCACAGATCTCGCGGATCTCGTCGACGGCCTCGCCGTTGCGGATGAAGGAGGCGGCGATGGCGTCGATGCCCAGCTCGCAGCCGAACATGATGTCTGCCTTGTCCTGCTCGGTGACGGAGGGCAGGCCCACCTCGACGTTCGGGACGTTGACGCCCTTCTTCTCGCCCAGCTCGCCGCCGTTGTCGACCACGCAGTGCATGTCGTTGCCCTCGACGTGGTCGACGGTGAGCTCGATGAGGCCGTCGTCGATGAGGATGGTCGAGCCCTTCTCGACCTCCTTCGGAAGCTCCTTGTAGTCGAGGGAGAAGCGCTCTGCGGTGCCCACCACGCCGTCATCGGTGGTGATGATGGCGCGATTGCCGGTCTCGAGGGTGACCTTCTCGTGGTTCTCGAGCTCGCCGGTACGGATCTCGGGACCCTTGGTGTCGAGCATGATGGCCACGGGGATGCTCAGCTCGTCCGAGATGCGGCGGACGCGTTCGATGTTGT belongs to Olsenella uli DSM 7084 and includes:
- a CDS encoding GntR family transcriptional regulator; the encoded protein is MPTFDKSEGALLYVQVSDFVREKIYSKDWGVDEPIPSEHELMGMLHLSRGTVQKGIRQLVDEGLLVQQRGRGTFVVQPVMARPSSNRLLSFGESMSAQGVEFETRVVERRVERAGAICAENLQIEPGDDYLYLCRVRYVRHRAVMLIESHLNLSACPGLEEVDFSSESLFAAVERMSGREIGRSEMVYTARVAGKKRGGYLECDEHAPVLELDQLVRLADSTPFEWGSVWLPANRCVISNETRRA
- a CDS encoding alpha-amylase family glycosyl hydrolase, translated to MSWYEESVIYQVYPLGLTGAPYENDGTSEPTPRLLKLVDDGWLDHMRRLGVSCLMLNPVFESGSHGYDTCDYTVVDRRLGTNPDLRAVVDAAHERGMRVLLDAVLNHVGRGFWAFEDVLRRRESSPYAGWFNVDFGGDDAYGDGLSYECWEGVDSLVKLNHANPELNAYLADVIRGWEREFGIDGLRLDVAYCLDQGFLRYLREVADELGAARTERLGERDAKFVLVGETLFGDYNQWMGDDLCDAVTNYEAYKGLWSSMNSHNMHEVAYALDRQSGSQPWNLYTGRHLLNFVDNHDVVRIATKLDDARQLRPLYGLLFGMCGVPCVYYGSEWGIEGEKCPGDHELRPALDVPQWNELTDWLQALAACRVPGHAGSEALSWGDYHQVEVQPNQLLFQRKSKRERLFVAVNAADVPYTFHFDAGCGRAIDVITGEDHDFGGGSEVAPFSAHFWLCER
- the pyk gene encoding pyruvate kinase codes for the protein MSTKRTKIVCTMGPATESDDVLRELIKSGMNVARFNFSHGSHDYHRNNIERVRRISDELSIPVAIMLDTKGPEIRTGELENHEKVTLETGNRAIITTDDGVVGTAERFSLDYKELPKEVEKGSTILIDDGLIELTVDHVEGNDMHCVVDNGGELGEKKGVNVPNVEVGLPSVTEQDKADIMFGCELGIDAIAASFIRNGEAVDEIREICAESGMRNVYIFPKIESAMGVKNFDEILEHSDGIMVARGDLGVEIPPAEVPHVQKTVISKCAAAYKPVITATQMLDSMIRNPRPTRAEVTDVANAIYDGTDCVMLSGETAAGKYPVEAVKMMASVCKETEKYLAERHQYHDRGGLRNVNAAIGLAAVEIADRVDAKCIICPTHSGRTARLISNFRPHLNIVAMSPSNHAIRKTCFLWGVDGYKTTEQGSLSSTCYNALTIAKEQGVVNTGDLVVITAGDPQTSPSQGDYITSTNMTMVSQIQ